The Mycolicibacterium gilvum genome includes the window CTCCGAGCAGCTGGCCGCGCTTATCGAGGACAATCCTCGGGTTCGGATGCTCAATACCGGCCGCACCCGCACGACGAAGCCGCTTACGGTCTACAAGCTGATCCGGGATCACTGCCCGGAGTTCAAGACCTCCCGCACCCAGTGGTACCGCCTCTACCACGGCGAGCGGGCACCGCGTGTCGACGAAGTGTATTGCGTGGCAAAGGTGTTTGGTGTTTCGCCCCGCTATTTTCTTCCCGACACCACCGACTGAGGCGCCGCGATCACCAACTCCAGCCGGCCAGCGTTTCTAAGCGGCGGCACCGCTCCTCGCTGAGCTGACCGGCGCGGCGCTTTTTGCGTTGGTCGCTGAC containing:
- a CDS encoding transcriptional regulator: MTAHTGPAQASKPHIAASFFSEQLAALIEDNPRVRMLNTGRTRTTKPLTVYKLIRDHCPEFKTSRTQWYRLYHGERAPRVDEVYCVAKVFGVSPRYFLPDTTD